The genomic segment ATCCTGTGGTCTTGTCGCCCTTCAACTCCAGCGTCTTGGCGGCCGCACGATGAATGGCCTCCTTGGTGTTCACACCATCCTCCAGTTGGTGACCAGGATACACGCCAAACAAATGGCTCTGATGACGATGGTGAGGATCTTCATCCTCCCAATCGTAAAACCATTCCTGCAGGTTGCCCTTCCTGCCAATCTTATAGGGTTGCAGACGATTCAAAGCCTCGCGAGCCTCAGCCACAAACAACGGGTCCACGCCCAGCACATCGGCTGCTTGCACAGCATCAAACAGGCACTCACGAATCATGGCCAGGTCGGCAAAGCCACCATAGCACGTACGACCATGATAGCCCTTATCCGTTACAAACACATTCTCAGGCGAGGTCGAGGGGGCTGTGATCAGATATTCCGTGCCATCCACACCCATATTCTTCGTCGATACGAGCCATCCCAGGCAGAACTCAGCCGCCCCCTTCAGCACAGGATAATATTCGCGAAGGAAGTCCTTGTCGAGCGAGAAGCTGTAGTGCTCCCAGATATGCGTTGAGAGCCACGCTCCACCCATGTTCCAGTTGGCCCACATAGGGTCGCCCGTATGCAGTCCCACAGGACAGGTCATTGCCCATATGTCCGTATTATGAGCCAGGCACCAGCCGCGATCCACGCCATAGTAGGCCTTCGCCGTCAGTTCGCCAGAGCCCTGCAGCTCCTTCATATAGGAAAAGAGCGACTGGTGCATCTCAGGCAGTGCAGCCGTCTCGGCCGCCCAGTAGTTCTCCTCCACGTTGATGTTACTCGTATAGTTGCACGACCATGGCGGCAGTATCGACTCGTTCCACAGTCCCTGCAGGTTGGCAGGCACGTTGGGCGTGCGCGAGCAACTGATCAGCAGATAGCGGCCATACTGAAAATAGAGGGCTTCGAGTTCAGGGTTAAAGCGACTCTCGTCGATGTACTCACGCAACTGTATGTCAGTAGGACGTTTGTCGTTACCACTGCCTAACGACAGCTTTACACGGTTATAGAGCGACTGATAGTCCTTGACATGACGGTGCCAGAGCTTGGGATAAGGGATGGAGGCCAGGTGCTTCAGTCGCGCATCGGCCAGTGCCTTGTAGGGCTTTCCCTCCTTCACAGGGTCCTTGTCGTAGCCATTAAACGAGGTAGCGTCAACAATAAAGAGCGTCACCTCCTTGGCGCCATCCACCACGATGCTCTCGCCCTCGGCCCTCACGTTCTTGCCCTTCACCAGCACCTTGGTGCGAAAGTGGATGCCACGATTGGCGTCGTAGGCAAATTTTTCCTTGGCCTCGTAATAGCTGGGCAGCGAGGCATAGCCTGCATAGCCGTCAGTAACGAGGGTATTGCCGTCCTGTGTGCTGCGACTATGTCGCAGCTTACATGACAAGGAGAAACGGGCGCGAATGCCTTTGGGGTTGTTCGTCGTGATGCGCACCACCATGCCTGAGTCAGGGTTCGAAGCAAAATAATCCGTGGTGTAGCGATAAGCCCCACGCTGATAAGTGGTCTGTGCTGTCGCATTGCTGATGTCCAGCCAACGACGATAGCCAGTGACTGCCTCAGTCGTGTCCAGATACTCTATCGTGAGTTGTCCCAGCGGCTGATAGTTCTGCGAGAAATGGCCCTGCACCTCGCGCTGCAGTTGGTCGGCCTTCTGATAGTCGCCCTGGCGTAGTGCCTCGCGAATGGCAGGAATCGTTTTATGGGCCTCAGGCGAATAGATGTTCATGTTGCAGGGCTCGCCCGTCCACAGCGTGATGTCGTTCAGCGAGATGCGATCGGTCTGCGTACCGCCATAGACAATGCCGCCCATGGTACCATTACCAATCACCAGTGCTTCCTCAAAATAAGTGGCAGGTTTGTCGTAGTGTAAGGTTTGCGCCATGACAGCCGCAGTGGCCATCAGGCACAGCATCGTTAGTTGGATTCGTTTCATATATAGTCAGATTTTTCGTTATATCACTTGGTAGTGCCTCAGAGCATTCATAATGCCGTCCTCATCGACCGATGTCGTCACATAGTCGGCCTGCTCTTTCAGCGCGTCGATGGCATTACCCATGGCCACGCCGATGCCAGCCTGGATGATCATCGACATGTCGTTGCCCCCATCGCCAAAGGCCATCGTACGACTGGGGTCGAAGCCCTCGTGGCGCGCCATGGCCAGGATGCCCTTTCCCTTGTCGGCGCCATTGGCCGTGATGTCAGTAAACTCAGGATGCCAGCGACCTGACACGCACTGCGGCATGCGTGCCATCAGTTCAGGCTCGTAGTCGGCTGGGAAGAAGGGCGTCAACTGCAGGATGTCCTGCTCCAGCACCTCGTCCAGCGGAGCAGCCTTGTCGAGGTTCTTCACGGCCAGCATCTGGCGGAAGATGCGATCCACATCGCCCTTGGGGTCAATCACGGCCACATCCTTGCGTCCCACCACAATCAGACTGTTGCCCTTGGCCTGGCAATCGTCCACGCAGGTCATCACATCCTCCTTGGGTATGGCCTGACAGGTCACCATCTCATTGCCCACATAACACAGGGCGCCATTGGTGGTGATATAGCCGTCAATCAGCCCCTCGATGGCTCCCAGGTTGGTGATGATCAAGGGCGGACGACCCGTGGCTATATACACGCGCGAGCCGTTGGCCTTGGCCTGCGTGAGTGCTTGGATGGTGGACTGTGGAATCTCGTGGGTTTTAAAGCTCACCAGCGTTCCGTCAATATCGAAGAATAATGCGTATTTCTGATTCATAACTGCTTGCAAAGTTACGAAATAATCCTGTGAAAAATGAAAGATAATTTGGTTTTTCGCTCTGTATGCAGTACCTTTGCCGGCCGTATGGACGACAAGCGATTTCTTCTCAGTCTGATTAAGGAGGGCGAGCATCAGCAGCAGGACTTTAAATACCGTGTGGCCGATGCCTGCAAGTTGGCCAAGTCTGTATCGGCCTTTGCCAATACGGATGGGGGCCGACTGCTCATTGGCGTGCGCGACGATGGCCATCTGTCTGGCGTTCGCAGCGAGGAGGAAATCTATATGATGCACCAGGCGGCCTATAAATACTGCCAGCCAGAGGCCAGCATCAAGTTCGACACCTATCATGCCGTTTCGTCCGACTCGGCCAACGCCACGCCCTGTCTTCGCACCATTGTCGTGGCCACCGTGCCGCCATCCACCAAGCGCCCCATCTGTGCCATCGACAGCGAGGGCCGCAAGCGAGCCTATGTGCGCATCAACGACGAGAACATCGTGGCCTCGCCCGTTCACCTGGCCCTTTGGCGCGAATCGCAGAAGTCGCGAGGCGCCATGATCACCTACGACGATGACATCCGCCACCTGCTCAGCGTCATTCAGGGTCGCCAGACGCTCAACCAGATTGTCCGTGCCTCTCGCCTACCCCGTCATAAGGTCATCACCCTCCTGGCGCGCCTCATCCGTTTTGGCACCCTCCGCTGCGAATATGCTGCCCAGCAGTTTCTGTTTAGTTTGCAGTAGACTTCTCCCATTCCTGATGCATGTCGTGCCAGTCCTTACTATGGAATCCCAAACCACCTATCTGGCGTGGATGAGCAAGAGGAAGAACCTTAATCGTTCGACCTTCGATTATAGTATTTGTGGCTTTGCCATATCCATACAGATTGACATATTCCTTTAGTGACTTATATGGAACGTTGGCAACCTCATTCAAAAATTGCGAAATGGGAATATCCCCAAGGAGTATTAACAAGCCAGCTTGCGACTCCTTCAGTTCCTCAAGAATCTCCATGCAGCGCGCTGAGTCACAGAACACTGTTGGGCGATTAGGAATGGTAACCTCATTTAACCCATACTTGGCTATTTGTGGGTTATACTTATCTTTTATAACCTTCTTTTGGCTGTCGTTTATTCTGGTTTCTGGCAGAAGGTCGCAAAGCCAAGCATCTTTACGGCTGAAGCCAAGAGGCGCCAGTATGTTTTCGTCGAGTACTTTGGCTGATGGCCCATTTAGATTACTACCTGCAGGCTCTAAAGTTCCCAACTCTTTTGGAATTTTTATTTTGCTGATTATCTCGCGAGCTTCGTCGATATTGCCATCCCAGAAGATACGAGGCTCACTTGCTACAGCCAAAGCTGCACAGACTGGACGTGATTCACCAGGTTTAGTCCAACGAGCATGCACAGCGCTTGCATATACGCCAAGAACAAACACCTTCTTAGGAGTTCTATCTTCTTGTCTGAGTGGGCGAACAATCTGCCCAAAAGGAAATTGGTATGCCATAGTTTTATAATATTTATAGAGTTTCAAGGTATGTCAGGTAGCAGTATTTTTACACATGCAAAGATAATAAAATAATTCAGTCTATGCACATTTAATTTGAAAATATGGTCGGAACAAGAAAAAAGTGTTGAGGGACTGTCCCTCGACACTTTTGGTTTTATTATCTATTTCCTTTTCTGCTATTACATGCTCTACATACTAGTTGAGCATTAGATAAAACAGTTCTGCCTCCTGTACTCCAGGCATCAATATGGTCTACAGTCAACTCATCAGCAGCAAAGTGCTGATTACATACAGCACACTCATATCGTCCATTTTCATCAGTTTTAAGTTTCGAAAGCAACTCCACTTTATCATCAGCAGTAAATAGTCGTTTAGGATCTACTCTTAAGTTCCCTACTATACCTAATATCATCGCCTCTATATCTTTATCTTTAGTTGACGACAACTTATATCCCTCACTTTTTAAAAATTCATTGCAGTCTTTGCTAATATCATCTTTATGTTGTAGCCAAATAGCCCTATCCTTCAAATATTCAACTGAGAGCTTAAACTTCAGGTCGACTTTTATTTTTGATGCATCACCAAATACATCACGAATAAAGCTAATGTAGGGCTTTATCTTTTTAATTTCATCATTAAAAGATTCATCCTTATGTTGCTGTACATAGTCATGCAGTTCGCTTCGTTTGGGGAACGCCCCTCCCTTACGCACATAATATATATATTCAAGGAGATGGTACTTGTTATCACCACGGTCAACAGTTGCATTTGGCAAAACTCTGCGTACATTTGCATCATGAGCAAAGTAATCGTTCAAGCCTTCGATGTAGTCGCCGTGATATAAACCATTCAGAACTTCGAACTTTGATAGAGCAACTCCTAATGTATTGATACGATTGAATATCTCACGTTTTTTTTCTTCGGTGCCACTACAAATGATTGTTGTCAGTTTTGTATCGTCAACTACTTGCTGCAGGTCACTATCATATGCGTAATTCTTCCAGGTTTTACCTTTGTAGAGTAGATTGCCTTGTTTAAACTTCTTGATAGCTTCAATTCGTTGTTTACCATCAAGTACCTCTAGCTTACCATCCTCACGTTGCCATAGATAAAAGGCTGGCAAAGGGATCCCATGATAAAGACTGTCGATAACTAATGCCTGCTTGTCAGCATCATAAACTATGGCACGCTGCAATTCAATGTCGCTGATGATAATGCCGTTTACTACTTTCTCATATAACTCCTTTACTGTCATAAGTTACTCCTCCTTTCTTCGTTTAATGACCATTCTATCCCAAAGTCGACGATAGTGCTTGTTTCCTTGCGCTAAATAGAAGCGTATACCTCCTTTTTCGTATACAGCATCTTTCTCAACGCAATCTTTAATTGGTCTTCCTAATTGTATGCTCGACCCAATTATTTCAAATTGCTTAGGATTATATTTCTGCATAAAAGTTATGGGTACGCCCATCTCTCCATAGTAGTCATTGGGAATTTCTGCTACAGAAGGTACCTCAATAGCATCATAATTTACGTACTTAGGATATTTCTCAGGATTCTCTTCGTATGATTCAGTTAGAGTAAGTTCTTTGGATTGAGGGTCAACCTGCAGATTGGTATACCACATACAACTACGAGGCGTATTATGTTGCTTTGGTAGTATGGTTCCGTCAGGACGTTTAAAGCCACTCAAATGATAATGGTAGCCAATGCGAATATTACCATCTTGAAAATGTCGTATAATACTTTTCTCTGTTGGTGCAGTCTGAGGTCCTATCACCAGGAACTCCTTTCCATTCTTTATCAACAAATCGATAAACTCATCAAATTGGCTGAATGGCGGATTAGTGATGATGACATCGTAATGACTGTAATCTATGTCTTGGAATCGCACACCCTCGTTTGTTCTTGGATTATATCCACTTACACTGATAGAACGTATTCCACACTCTTCTGCCTGATTCAAGAGATAATAGACAAACTGGCATTTTACCAAGTCCATACGTTTCTCTATCTTTTCACGAGTTTTAGCTATATCAATGTTCTTGATCGTACCTTCCGCTGCGAACAAGTCTCTATCCAAAACATACCCTTCCTCCTTATAAACAATCTCCTCATTATAGCTTTCATCCCAGTCGCATGGGCACAAAATACGCTTACCACGTAGTTGTGGCAAATATAAGCATACTTCGTCCGCAATGTCCTGAAACAGCGTATAATACTCATCGTCCCGTTTCTGTTTGCTACTTTGCAACCTTGCTGTACGTTTAACCATTGGTTACTATTCGGTTTATAGCACTGCTGACTTATCGGGATTTTAACGGGCTAAACTAACAAGGCCTCAGGACATAGAAAAAGCGTGAACCGCCTTATCTTTGTCTTGAGGCCCTAGGAAAGCCCGAATTACCAGATAAGTCATGTCCACGCCATACGACGCAGACATCAGTGACTAATCATCGGTAATTCTATCTGTAAAATTTCCTAGGTTTCAAGACAACCGAATAATCAGCTAATGCTGTTATTATTCACCCTCAAAAATCGCACCAGCCACCTCCTCTGAGGTTCAACGCCAGTACTTGATTGCAAAGATACGAAAAAGTTTGGAAATGAAGAGCAATAAAGAAAATAAAATGATAATAAGCGATAATTTATAATACTGCAGCCGTCAAATCATTACCTATTTTACGAATTGCCTCCAAAATACGTTTGACTTGATCTGGCCGAGCTTTTTTGAGTCCATTAGCATATTGTGAAAGCTGATTCTGATTAATTCCAGAAACGCGACTAATGGCTGCGAGCGAAACATAAGGACTATAGGCTCTCAGCAACGATGTTGCATCAAGGAATCTGTACTCAAACGCATACTCTTTGTTTTCAAGCCAACTTGGTACACTTTTACCATCAGAAGCCATAACTTTTATTACGGAATCAAACCACTTTTCTATCTCTTTCTGTAATCCCATAAAAGTTTCAGCCGTAAACACAAGAGTTTCTGGTACAATAACTCCAAGCGAAGCTGAAAATTTATTCTCGCGCCAAGATACTTCCACCCTAAATTTTTTACCTAATAGATTTCTTTTAGGAAGAGAAAGTAAACCCAGAGCAGATAAGTACGTTTCGATTTTCCATGCGAAATCTGTTAGAGAGAAATCTAACGCCTCACAGTAGTCTATCAATTCAAGAATATCAATCCTTCTTGCGCCTGATTCAATTTTGGATATGTATTCCTGTCTCGCACCTAATGCTCGAGCGATATCTTCCTGCTCCAACTTCTTACATTTACGTTCATGTTGAAGTAGGAGTCCTAAATGTTTCCTTCTTCTATTTCTTATTTTTCCTTTCATCTTGGATGCAAAGATAATAAAAATATTACTACAACAAAGAGAAATATGCGAAAACTGACATAAAATTATTACGGTTGACCTAAAATGATAATATGCACGTATTGTAATCGAACGTGTTCGGGATGCGAGGTGTACACGAAGTCCCTTGTATTATTAATTTATTTTTTTTCTTTATGAAAAAAGAACTTTTTATTCCATTTAAGGAAGAGACGCAGCTAATAACTGCACATTATGGTAATGGGGAGAATCATCAAATCATTGTTCCTCCTCAGTTACAACTCAACCAAGGTATGTTTCTACCTGATCATATCATTGAACAGGAGGAATTTCACCCTAATTATGGTTTAAGGCCTGAGGATTTAATTGGCTTCAATTATGCAAAGGCAGAATATAATAAAGGAATCATTTCTAGTAAATGCGTACACTTTTACCTATATGATTATATGTTTCAATGTATCAACAATCACCCATTGCGTTATACGTCAATGTTAATGTCCTATCCCATGGTTATCAGCCCTGACAATTCAGTATATCTGAACTGGACTGAGCATGAAAGAAGACAAAGCGCATGGAGAAATCAGCAGATGGCTCGTCTATGGCAAGCCAATGGTATACCTGTCATCTTCAATGTGTCATGGGCAGGTCCAGACAGCTATGGCTATTGTATCCATGTTTACCCCAAACATTGTGTGATAGCAATTAATTGCATGGGCATAAAGGGCGATCCTGATGCCTGTTACTTTTGGCACCTCGGCTATGAAGAGGTCCTGAAGACTTTGGAGCCTTTATTAATCATACGGTATGGTGACAAGATGGAAGGAGAAAATGAAGAGATAAGTATTTATTTTAATAACCCTATAATAAAAAGAATGAAATATGGGAGGTAATGGAGCATCAGATTATCGTCGCAGATACGCACTTGATATCTATGGTGGAGATCGTTTTAAACAAGTTGGCATGATTGGAAACAATAAAGTCGTGTCCACTTCCGTTAATGATAATACAAGTATACCTATGAACAACTTCAGCTCGAAGATGTACTATGTTGCTTCACCAAAAAATTCGACTAAAATAGTTGCTATCGCATTCTATAGTGGTCGGACACATAAAATCGTTAAGTCTATCGACCTAATCTATGACAAGTCGGGCAACCTGGTTCCATTTAAACAAGTGAAACGAAAAGGTAAAATCCACAAAACGGGTACCCATACTCACATTTGGTCAGGTTATACAGAAAAAGGAAAAGTAGGAAGAAAATCCCATGATAAAAAGAACTACTTTGAACCCACAAAAATCGATATGAAGTATATCAAGAAGGCTCTTAAGTATAATCAAGAACATCAAAAATGAACTGTATATGGCACGAAAAGTTCTAAAAAATAATTTTTGGTATCCTATACCAAAGCGAGATAAAGATACCAACTTATATGAGGATGAGTTAGGATGGAATGATGCCAATCAATCTGATGCCCACTCCACTGACTCATGGAACATCTTAAAGTATTATCTGAAGCACATTGGATTTGACCTGGCGCTATATTTGGTGGAGGCTGATGAGTTTTACTACATTGACAACATTCAGAACAATGAGGTTTGGAAGCTCAAAGACCGTGAGGACTGGGATGGCAAATATATCATGGAAAGGGTGGAATTCGCCCATTGTCCTGAACCAGAACCTGAGGTCATCTATGAATATAGTGACATCCGTGACTTGTGGGTAAACCTAAGGATAAATGGTTTGACGCTGAAAGAAGTAATTGAGCGTTCTGTTGTTTTCATAGAACATTAAGACACGCCACATGTCAACGAATTCTGGAAAAGACAGAATGACTGGCGCCTTAGGAAAATGAAAAAACGAAATGATATGCCGATATGCCAGTATGACGATATGGGTAGGCAGGAAACGGCATCTGACATTTCCTAGAAGAATCAAAGACCTGTCCTTAATCTCCGTTTTGATGGATGTAAGTATCTATCTGAGCGGCAATCTCGCTGGCCAGTACGGCGCCATAGCCTACACGGAGCTCAATAGTGGGACGAAGCGGGTCGTTGGTGCCGATGATGACAGCATACTCGTCGACGGTGTAGGGCGTGGCCATGTTCTTCGGCATCACACTCATCAGACTACTGAGCTTCAGTTCCTCGCCAGCAATAATCGCGAGGTCACGGTTGGGATAGAACAGGATGAGGGCAGGAAGCTCGTTGGCCCTCGAGGCATCGAGCACCACCACATCGTCGGGCTCGCCGTACCTCTGCATCGTCTCCTCCACAGTGGCGTAGGTCACCCTTGGAACCTCCGTCCTCTCCTTGCGCTTGATGATGAAGTAGGCAATGGGGATGATGGGCAACAGAAGCAGCAGGTAGGGTCCAAAACCAATGGCTAACAGGGCGATGGCAATGATGGCAAGAATCGTGTTTCGTTTCATATATAGTTCGATATTTACATTCTCCGAAAAAAAAATTACGACTGGGCAGTTTGGCGAACGGCGAGCTTCATGGCATCGGGGGTGCCGAAGGTGCGACGGAGGAGGGTCTCGACGTATTTGCGGACGAGGGTTTCGTCATTAATGGGGGTGAAGAGGCGCAGACCTCGGGTTTGATTGTAGAACACGAGCTTGACGTCGTCGTTCAGCGTGCGACTGCGGCCGGCGATGCTGAGCATGCCGTGCTTCTGAGCGGCCAACAGGACGTCGTACTGCTGCCAAACGCGAAAACCTACCTGGCCAGACAGGTGGTCGATGGACTCGATATAGCTGTCGTCGTTGATAAACGTCTCGATGGTCTTCTTCGCTTTACGATTGTGACGGATGATATAGAAGGTGTAGAACAACAGAATGAAAACTGCTATGGGAAGGATTGATGCTAATGGTGACATAATTACTCGTTAAGTTATTAATGATAGTGCAAAGGTAATAAATTTCATGTGATAATGCAACATTTTTGATGAAAACATGGGGGGACATACCTCAATTGTCATGTTGACCGTAGTAGAGTTCTCTACATTGTCAGGAATAAATCAAGAAAACGATTGGGTGGTTTTTCAGTTTATGGCATAACACATAACGGCATATCGGCATATCATTTGGTAAAATCAATGTTTTTGGCGCATCAACAAAAAGGGATATATATTTTATAGATTATATATATATTATAATATATATATAATCTATATATATTGAATACCCTACTTCACGATCCCTATCATGAAAATAAAAAATCGAAATGATATGCCGTTATGCCGTTATGCCGATATGCCATAAATAATTATACATATAAAGAAAAAGTGCTAAAAATTAGGGGTCTGAGAAAGGACAAACTAGAGCGGCGGAGTGGGTGTTTCTGGGGTGTTTTCGGCTTGATTTTCGTTGTTTTTGCACCCCTATCGATTTTACGATGCAACGGAGGCTGAGTTACACCCTAACGGAGCCTGTTTTACAATGCAACTCAGGCTCCGTTGCAGGGTAAAACAGCCTCCGTTGCATCCTAAACGAATATGCGAACGCTTTCTGATTCTTTACACTTTTGGAGGTATTTTTACAACCGCTTAAATATCAGCACATTGCTTATTTGCTCATATTTCGCCTGTACGCGCGCGAAAAATTTTTGGCGGAGAATTTTTAAATCTCAGAGGGGCTTTTGTCCGAAAAATTCCTTCTCGTCTCGAAACCTAAAAAAAGGATGCAACGCTGTCTCACGACAACATTGCACCCGAACTTATATAATAATACACGTATGCACATGCCTGTGCTTTATACCAACACAGAGACAAAAAACATCATCATGACATGTAGCCAACAAAAATTTTCTGATGCCGCACGCCCTTACATCGAGGGTCGTTCGACTTGCTAACCGTACAAGGCTGGTCTTCAGACTTTACTCCACTCTCAAGCGCCTTCTCACCCAAATGGGCAATGGCTTTCTGCTTAAGAGCCATAATGGAGCTCACTGCTGCGGGACAGTCGGAGATTCGCACTCACATTCCCAATTAAGCACAGCTAAGTGCACCTTTACGGGCAACTCTTCTATGGAATTGCGCTACAAAGGTAATACTTTTTTTAGAACTACATGCATAATAAGGGATTTTTTTGTAAATTTGCAAACGAATGGTATGCATCGACTACCTGGAACATAATAATTATATTTGTGATATGGAACCAACCCAAACCCGTGAACGCATCCTCTGTTCGCTGTTGCTGTCCGATGCAGGCACGGCGAAAGTCGCTTCACGAGTTCGCGCAATATCTTTTTAAAGAATGATATCTTATCTGAATATCGAAAATATAGAACGCAGTACAGACGGAGTGGAATATCATCCGCTCCGCCCGTTCTTACCTGAAAATGCGCGTGTGCTGTTCCTGGGTAGTTTTCCTCCACAGCGCAAACGATGGTGCATGGATTTCTATTATCCTAACTTCATCAACGACCATTGGCGCATTGAGGGACAGGTGTTCTTTGGCAATAGGAATCACTTCGTTGACACGAATGCCAAGTGCTTTAAAATCGACGAGATTGTGGCCTTCTGTAAGGAGCGTGGTTTGGCTTTCTTCGACACGTCTACGGCTATCAGACGGTTGCAGGACAATGCTTCGGATAAGTTCCTGGAGGTGGTAGAGCCTACAGACATTCCTACGTTGCTACAACAGCTGCCGCTCTGTCGCGCCATCGTCACTACGGGCGAAAAGGCCACGGACACCAT from the Prevotella sp. E15-22 genome contains:
- a CDS encoding DUF4417 domain-containing protein — encoded protein: MKKELFIPFKEETQLITAHYGNGENHQIIVPPQLQLNQGMFLPDHIIEQEEFHPNYGLRPEDLIGFNYAKAEYNKGIISSKCVHFYLYDYMFQCINNHPLRYTSMLMSYPMVISPDNSVYLNWTEHERRQSAWRNQQMARLWQANGIPVIFNVSWAGPDSYGYCIHVYPKHCVIAINCMGIKGDPDACYFWHLGYEEVLKTLEPLLIIRYGDKMEGENEEISIYFNNPIIKRMKYGR
- a CDS encoding helix-turn-helix domain-containing protein; this translates as MKGKIRNRRRKHLGLLLQHERKCKKLEQEDIARALGARQEYISKIESGARRIDILELIDYCEALDFSLTDFAWKIETYLSALGLLSLPKRNLLGKKFRVEVSWRENKFSASLGVIVPETLVFTAETFMGLQKEIEKWFDSVIKVMASDGKSVPSWLENKEYAFEYRFLDATSLLRAYSPYVSLAAISRVSGINQNQLSQYANGLKKARPDQVKRILEAIRKIGNDLTAAVL
- a CDS encoding glycoside hydrolase N-terminal domain-containing protein, which produces MKRIQLTMLCLMATAAVMAQTLHYDKPATYFEEALVIGNGTMGGIVYGGTQTDRISLNDITLWTGEPCNMNIYSPEAHKTIPAIREALRQGDYQKADQLQREVQGHFSQNYQPLGQLTIEYLDTTEAVTGYRRWLDISNATAQTTYQRGAYRYTTDYFASNPDSGMVVRITTNNPKGIRARFSLSCKLRHSRSTQDGNTLVTDGYAGYASLPSYYEAKEKFAYDANRGIHFRTKVLVKGKNVRAEGESIVVDGAKEVTLFIVDATSFNGYDKDPVKEGKPYKALADARLKHLASIPYPKLWHRHVKDYQSLYNRVKLSLGSGNDKRPTDIQLREYIDESRFNPELEALYFQYGRYLLISCSRTPNVPANLQGLWNESILPPWSCNYTSNINVEENYWAAETAALPEMHQSLFSYMKELQGSGELTAKAYYGVDRGWCLAHNTDIWAMTCPVGLHTGDPMWANWNMGGAWLSTHIWEHYSFSLDKDFLREYYPVLKGAAEFCLGWLVSTKNMGVDGTEYLITAPSTSPENVFVTDKGYHGRTCYGGFADLAMIRECLFDAVQAADVLGVDPLFVAEAREALNRLQPYKIGRKGNLQEWFYDWEDEDPHHRHQSHLFGVYPGHQLEDGVNTKEAIHRAAAKTLELKGDKTTGWSTGWRVNLYARLHDAKNAYHIYRKLLSYVSPDGYRGPDARRGGGTYPNLLDAHSPFQIDGNFGGCAGVVEMLMQSELAVGEGTAQTSIELLPALPANWKDGEVSGLRARGGITVGMTWQDGKVKKLSLTAKQSCVVTLLMNGERKKVKLKRGENYF
- a CDS encoding RNA-binding domain-containing protein, which produces MKDNLVFRSVCSTFAGRMDDKRFLLSLIKEGEHQQQDFKYRVADACKLAKSVSAFANTDGGRLLIGVRDDGHLSGVRSEEEIYMMHQAAYKYCQPEASIKFDTYHAVSSDSANATPCLRTIVVATVPPSTKRPICAIDSEGRKRAYVRINDENIVASPVHLALWRESQKSRGAMITYDDDIRHLLSVIQGRQTLNQIVRASRLPRHKVITLLARLIRFGTLRCEYAAQQFLFSLQ
- a CDS encoding HAD family hydrolase, which gives rise to MNQKYALFFDIDGTLVSFKTHEIPQSTIQALTQAKANGSRVYIATGRPPLIITNLGAIEGLIDGYITTNGALCYVGNEMVTCQAIPKEDVMTCVDDCQAKGNSLIVVGRKDVAVIDPKGDVDRIFRQMLAVKNLDKAAPLDEVLEQDILQLTPFFPADYEPELMARMPQCVSGRWHPEFTDITANGADKGKGILAMARHEGFDPSRTMAFGDGGNDMSMIIQAGIGVAMGNAIDALKEQADYVTTSVDEDGIMNALRHYQVI
- a CDS encoding adenine-specific methyltransferase EcoRI family protein, which gives rise to MVKRTARLQSSKQKRDDEYYTLFQDIADEVCLYLPQLRGKRILCPCDWDESYNEEIVYKEEGYVLDRDLFAAEGTIKNIDIAKTREKIEKRMDLVKCQFVYYLLNQAEECGIRSISVSGYNPRTNEGVRFQDIDYSHYDVIITNPPFSQFDEFIDLLIKNGKEFLVIGPQTAPTEKSIIRHFQDGNIRIGYHYHLSGFKRPDGTILPKQHNTPRSCMWYTNLQVDPQSKELTLTESYEENPEKYPKYVNYDAIEVPSVAEIPNDYYGEMGVPITFMQKYNPKQFEIIGSSIQLGRPIKDCVEKDAVYEKGGIRFYLAQGNKHYRRLWDRMVIKRRKEE
- a CDS encoding uracil-DNA glycosylase family protein → MISYLNIENIERSTDGVEYHPLRPFLPENARVLFLGSFPPQRKRWCMDFYYPNFINDHWRIEGQVFFGNRNHFVDTNAKCFKIDEIVAFCKERGLAFFDTSTAIRRLQDNASDKFLEVVEPTDIPTLLQQLPLCRAIVTTGEKATDTICQAMHIPAIPKVNNAIAIPETYNSHGEQILLYRLPSSSRAYPLSFDKKVEAYQRMFLSVLNNEV
- a CDS encoding DUF262 domain-containing protein encodes the protein MTVKELYEKVVNGIIISDIELQRAIVYDADKQALVIDSLYHGIPLPAFYLWQREDGKLEVLDGKQRIEAIKKFKQGNLLYKGKTWKNYAYDSDLQQVVDDTKLTTIICSGTEEKKREIFNRINTLGVALSKFEVLNGLYHGDYIEGLNDYFAHDANVRRVLPNATVDRGDNKYHLLEYIYYVRKGGAFPKRSELHDYVQQHKDESFNDEIKKIKPYISFIRDVFGDASKIKVDLKFKLSVEYLKDRAIWLQHKDDISKDCNEFLKSEGYKLSSTKDKDIEAMILGIVGNLRVDPKRLFTADDKVELLSKLKTDENGRYECAVCNQHFAADELTVDHIDAWSTGGRTVLSNAQLVCRACNSRKGNR